Proteins encoded in a region of the Nicotiana tomentosiformis chromosome 9, ASM39032v3, whole genome shotgun sequence genome:
- the LOC138899198 gene encoding uncharacterized protein yields the protein MVRKMKSLEQNIKNIQGLGGHKSVSFSNLCLFPHIHFPPGFKTPKFEKYDGHGDLIAHLKNYCNQLRGARGKEELLMAYFGESLVGVASEWFIDQDVSHWHIWDDMAQAFIKQFQYNIDIASDRNSLSNMKKRPTESFREYAVRWREQEYRVKPPIYDNELITVFLQAQDLNYFQNMMFAMGRPFADAIKIGEMIENGLNTGRIISQVALKAATQEIQNRPDNLVNQKKKNEEAMMSSRAKRCQRGTSQPPDP from the coding sequence ATGgtcaggaaaatgaaaagtcttgagcaGAACATAAAGAATatacaaggactaggtggtcacaaaagtgtcTCATTCAGTAATTTATGCTTGTTTCCTCACATCCATtttccaccagggttcaagaccccaaaatttgagaaatatgatggacacggtgaccttatcgcccacttgaaaaactactgcaaccagctgaggggcgCGAGAGGAAAAGAAGAGttgttgatggcttattttggggagagccttgtgggggtagcctctgaatggttcattgaccaagatgtcTCTCACTGGCACAtttgggatgacatggcccaagccttcatCAAACAATTTCAGTACAACATTGACATTGCGTCagatcgcaattccctgtccaatatgaagaaaaggccGACTGAAAGCTTCAGGGAGTATGCCGTTAGGTGGAGAGAGCAAGAAtatagagttaagccacccatatATGACAATGAGTTAATCACTGTCTTCCTTCAGGCTCAGGAtcttaattattttcaaaatatgatgtTCGCAATGGGCAGACCTTTTGCTGACGCAATCAAGATAGGAGAAATGATCGAGAATGGCCTCAATACTGGCCGAATTATAAGTCAAGTAGCTCTCAAAGCAGCCACCCAAGAAATCCAGAATAGGCCGGACAACCTTGTTaatcaaaagaagaaaaatgaggaGGCCATGATGTCATCACGGGCAAAAAGATGCCAAAGGGGAACATCTCAACCCCCGGATCCATGA